GATCAACCCGACCGGGCAGTATGCTGGGTTCATCCTGCGGACATGTGCTCTTTAAAGGCCAATTCCATCAGCTACAACATGCCCCCTCTAAGCCTCCCTCTTTTACAAAGATAGCAGAGAACTTACAATTTTTTCATATTCCTACCCTTTCCCCTTTTGTCTTCTTTTCATGTTGAATCACTGCGCTCTATCACTCTGCTTCAGTTTCGGGTGAGCGGGAAAGCTTGTGTAGCATGGAGAACTTTCTTTACTATTCAGTACTCCATGTAATAAAACAGTGGTCACCCAGACAGGAATTCATGTGGTTGCTAAGCAACCACctgctaacaaaaaaataaatattatgctAAAGGTATCTTATACTATTTATCCTATGTGTAAGCAGTGGAGTTACTCTTTAAGTACTCTAAAAGAAAGTAAGTTCAAAAACCTTTCTCCTGCCATCATTTCTTTTTCACAGGACGCAGGATTTAAATACAGGTTAGAAAAATAAGTGCCACtttgaaaagttaaaaaaaattataaaaagattTGTATCTGTGACTGTCAGGACAAACTATTTTGTTGTCACCACTCACATAATTTGACATTGATTTAAAATACCCTTTTTGCTGCCCcgtaaagggacactgacaccAGGTTTCCCATAGTAACCTGAAAAGATGGACCTTACTTCAATTTTTTGGGACAGGTTCAGCATCCACATGCCATTATCATAGTAAGAGACTTTACCCGCGACCGATCCGCTCATCTCTCCTAAATTCTCCCCTTCTTTCCCTGATTGCTGCAATTTTACAAACTCAAGAAGGTCAATACCAGTTTGAACATCCTGTACATCAGCGGCAGTGCCCAAAGTGATATGGGCACGACTTCCCCTGGGTAAGGTATCCTTGGGCATCACTTCTTTCTCGGCATCTGAAGGCCATAATAGCAGCTGGTCTGCCGTGAGTTCTACTTGTGCTCCGACTGTTCTGGGGGTGACGAACAAAGCGGAGAGGTGGAGAGTGTAGCCCTTGGAGTATGCCTTCTTCACGGCCTTTAAAAAGAATGTGAAAGAGACAGTAGACTTAGTAGAGTCCAACACCAGGTTGTGTATTTTCACACTGTATCGGGGTCAaacattttaaagaggttgtctcacctcagacattggtagcatattggtagaatatgccaccaatgtcagatgggtgcgggtcccacctctatgTCTAGAATGGAGCCTCCAAAATGAACAAAAGCACACccgcccatttatttctataggagtttcaaaaatagccaagcactggcttagccatttccagcagtcccatagaagtgaatggagtgttggctgcgcttgcgcagtgctctctccatttatttctatgggacttccgaaaatagccaagcaaactcccaaaaaagtgaattGAGATAATGCCACACATGCGCGATGCGGTCTCGTTCACTTTGGAGGCCCTGTtccagagatagatagatgggaCCCACACCAAAGATTCGGCAGGTCAGAGTGCCGGTCACGGGTTGCAGCAGAGAACCAGGATGAAGATCACAACTGAAGCTACCAAAAAGCACTATCATCTACCTCACTAATCAACCAAAGGATAAAAAATGTTGTgcttttttaaagggattgtgcagaaTGAGAAAGCCATCACACCTGTCCATAAGTCAAGCTGAAGTACCACATTCAACCTTTGGACAGGCGTGGTGCTGTTTTTAGaagcaaaaaatttttttgtagTCCTATAACCCCTTTCCGCTGGTCACACACATAGAATAGTTGCTGGCCAAACATGTACTTGGCCAAGTGCTGACCTCCCCATATACGTGTGCTTGGCGGAGTATTCATATTGAATTGAAAGAGGGGAGCAAGTCTCTGCCTGCCAATTTTGGTAACTGAAATCCAGGAGACTTGAACCCCCCTCTCCCTTCTATTGTCAGAATACTGTAAGGAGACCCTCTTTGGTGAGGCTCACAAAATACTGTTGGTTTGTCCAGCAGAGTCAAGGACACCATAATGGAAACCCAATGtaccacattatagtcaatgggatgcACTAAGCAATGTTGGCGCCTGGCATATGCCGGATTCCGCAcctcaatttttttcaaatttttctgtaAAGGTAAAAAGAACAGGGATTGAGAACCTAGCCATACACATAATAGATTGAAAGCTGTTCCTGCCAAAACAATCAATCAATCTATTAGCCAACTTTGATCCAAGTATATGGCTCGGTTGCATCCTGGGTCTTGTTTGATTAGTTTTTACCTTGTGGTTACCTCTACAATAATCACTCACCTCTTGTTGCGCATATTCTTCTGATCCCACAATCTTCCCATAATCACAAAATTTGGAAGTGCAGTGAAGAATGTTAGGAGACTTGGCAAAATGTTTCATAAGATCCAACTTATGTTTGTCTTCGTAGCCAACTGAGAGAGAAAAGAATGAAAAATAAGGATTTAATCACCAGAAAGAGCCACATCTTCTCCGCTTCCAGGTATTACCACCTAAAGCAAGCCACCTGGTCTCCAACACAAACCAAGTAATAGGCCGACCCTGCTACATTCCTCATAGAGGACACATGGGAGGTAAAATGTGTGGAAGTAACCAAATATAGAACCTCTTGAAGAGTTTGTGATAAAAGGGTTTGTCctcctgattagtgttgagcgaacttgtgtttcaagtttggcgtacagggtttgggttatctaagaactgCATTACTACGGACCATTAGTTatagtccgtggtagcagaatccataacggaattcttagataacccgaaccttgtacaccaaacttaaaacaaaagtttgctcatccctactccatCAATAgctaaatcctggacaacccctttaaagataacaTAGGTAAGATATTATGTAAAAATTATTTATGAGGGCACACTTTTCAAATGAAAAGTAATGCATGCATGGTCATGTGAACAGGAACTTCTTGTTCTTGAGATCCTCACTAATGTGTCTTTATGGATTGTCCCCTTTAAGTTGTCAATTTGTGCTATATGAAATATGCATAGTGGATCCATCGATGGATTCTATGGGTCCTAAAGTGATTTGGTCTTCATTAGTTCTGTAGGGATCATACAATAGGGTCCAGAGCAAAATGTGACCCTAGCCTCATTCCGGTGTTCTTGCAATTAGTGttaagcgaacttgtgttttaagttctgcgtccaaagttcgggtttgggttatcgaagaatcccgttatggattctaaattccgttatggattctgctaccacggaccataacgggatTATCTGGGTGTGTAACATCCTGACAAATTATGAGAAATATAAAAGGTAttgcaagtagtgttgagcgaacttgtgttttaagttctgcgtccaaagttcgggtttgggttatcgaagaatcccgctatggattctaaattccgttatggattctgctaccacggaccataacacgattcttcgataacccgaactttggacgcagaacttaaaacacaagttcgctcaacactacttgcaaTACCTTTATATTTCTCATAATTTGTCAGGATGTTACACACCCAGATAATTAGCATGTGTCAGGCACATCAGCTTTACGTGGATACACGAACTATAGAAGGATTACTGAGTCATTTTAGATGGGAACCATGTGGAAATCAAACATCTCCTGGGTCTCATGGCAAACAAAGATTACTGTGCCCTACACCACTGTGTGCAACCTGGAGCTCATCTCTACCAAACAGTAATGGTTGCGACTTCTAGAAACCCATTTTCTCCCAATTATCACCTAAATGGAACTGGTCACTTTGAACATGTCTGATCTGCAGCACATTAttaagcaggaggagctgagcagatgctTAGAGTCCAGTGGGTGGGCTCTTTTCAGACAGCATATTATGGATGTGCATACAAAAGTAGAAGTCATTCACTGATAAGGACCACCCCCTGGACTCCTATCCATAGAAAGAGCAgggaagtaaataaataaaaaacaatttctactgaattttttcccataaaactatatatcaatcgtCTGAGTTTCTTCTGCTTTGTAACATGCTGTCCACAGATCGGACTCCATAtaaaatgtgacaggttccctttaaaaccatAAGGTTGACCACTGTACATGTACAACGTCAGTCCGTTCTTTAAAGATGGAGCCTGCTCAGAAGCTGGGTGGAGGCCATAGCCGTCCTGTGCCTCCTGTTTTAAACAGACACCCATAggcaatgtctgtgatcggcggTAATGCCGATCACAAAgatttaaccactcagatgccgcaatcaattGTGACTACAACATTTGAGCAGTGAATTACCAAGAGAGTTGCACTTCCAGGGCTTTGCCAGCTCCCGGGTGCTGAGATTTAGACCGTTCGGTTCCCTCTGAAAGATCCAAGGATTACCACAGCAATGTTGTCCATTCACACAGTGAATttcccattgactgcaatgataATTCACTGTAGTTTATGGTCCCATATTCAAGTCTCATCGGGGGAGataaaataagtaataaaagtaaaaaataaaagtttaaagaaaataaaaatatataaaaatgtaaaatcaccccttttcccatatgaaaaataaacagaaaataaacatcataggcattgccATGTCCCAAAACACCTGTAGTATTAAAATGTCCCTTACAGTGAATGTCGTAATGGAAAAACAAACCAAAATGGCTGATTCACAGTTTTTtcgtcacttcacctcccccaaaaattaaataaagagtGATCAAAATTTTGTACACATTCCAATCACTCTTATCAATAAAACCTACAGATCATGCTGAGTGAGCTCTCACACATAGCCGCTTAggtgtaaatataaaaaagttatgggggtcagaacatAGAGAGGTTTTTTTCAAAGCTATATCAATCtgatattgctgtaatcatactgacccacagaataaaggttaaaatgtcagttttaccacatacagaacatcgtaaaaacaaaacctataaaaaaaatttccagcttcccactacatcgtatgtaatataaaatggtgccattagaaagtacaacaagccctcatacagctatgtgaacagaaaagtaaaaatgttacGGCTCGATGAATGCAAGGAGTGAAAAagtaaaacacaaaaaacaaaaactggcctggtccttaaggatatcctcaggataggtcatcactatcaaattggtgggggtccaacatcctGCACCCtcgacaatcagctgtttaggTCAGCCACTGGAAAGTATACGGTGAACAGAAGgctccgtccactgtgtagtttcccAGGCCGGAGGCTGCCCGAAAGAGCTGACCAGTTGGGGTGCCACTAATCTAGGtcatcaaaaaagaaagaaaacccctttaagaaggaaTTACACTGCAATTTTAGTCTCTGGATTTACAGTGAGTTTCATCAGTGTGCACTATATACAATACTAGATATAGTACATCTGACTATATCAATAGGTACATGGAGCACAAATGTTGCCCTGTGGTGCCAGGTCTAAATGACGAAGGCAGTATTATCCAGCTGGGCCACCCCTTCATCCAAAAGAATCTTCATAGATAATCAAAGAAAGGCAGACAGCTAAAGAGTAGCAGTAGAAATAATGACACCATTACTACAACCCACTGTAACGTCTAATCAAAAGAAAAACAGTACAACAATGACACATACATGGTTGCAGCCGCTTCTTGAAGGCCTTGAGGTTTCCCAACTGCTCCAGGAATTCATGGCTGGTCTTTCTCAGGTAATCCTCATCCCGCTTTGCGAGGAACCAACCAAAGTACAGAGGAAGAAGGTCCTTCTCCAGTGTAGGCCTCAGGTTCTTCAGTTCCTCCAACGACAGCTTCCAATGGTTTCGGTCTTTTAACTGGGCACAGTCCAGCCTCCATGGTGTCTTAGGTTCCAGGACAACTACAGCAAAATGATACGTGTTTGCCATATCAAAGAGCTTATCAAGACGTTCCCGGTCATGGTGTGTGTCGTCCAGTATGACCAAACTAGCTTCACGCTTCTCAAAGCAAGTTGTTAAGTCAGCATCCAGTTTAGCGTAATCTCCTCCACTAGAGCTCCTCACCACCGGCTTGATCTCATATAGGTCAGCAGAGATTAGTCGAGAGGTGTCCTTGTATTTTTGTTCAATATCTTTCGCTAGGGTGGACTTACCACTCCCGGGAAGACCCCTCAGAAGAACTAATATTTTGGACTCTCTAACTGTCGCCACAGTGTGGTCATCTACTAAAAGTGGGGGCTTCTGGCCTTCTGGATGATCTTTTGAGGCTTgagaggacatcctgtggtggaGAACCTTGCTTGTTCCTAGCTTAAACCTATTCAAAATGGATCCAACCTAAAGAGAACGATACAGGATTTGTTAGAAGTCTACAATATGTACATGACATAACTAAATATTGACCAAGCTACATTTTAGTCTCCAACCACCATATGAATATGAACATGTGGTCTTTTTTTCTTGGAGGCAGAGGAATGTTATCAGTTCTGCTTAGTAAAGTAGCCATTGTTCAGCCCGATGACCCAACCAACAGCTCGCCCAATAAACAAAACATAAGTGTAGTTTGTAAGCCCAGGAGACAATAGTCAATACCATTCACTGCTACCCACTGACATCTCCACTCAGACCAACAGGCTGCCCATTGTCCAGAGAATTAACACTTTACCTTCTTATCGGAACGAAGAACCCGTATCTATCATAAGATGCATCCCAAAATGTTGAATAAAGGCAAAATAATAGACAAagacataataataaaataatgaaagAAAACTACACAGCTGAACCCCAATATTCACAAAAGATATCATAGTGGAATACCAAAATAAGAGATGATATAATATACACCCCAGTAACCAACCTGATCCTGATGTGTGTGGGAGAGATAATTAGATTGTGGCCCCCACTGGGACTAATGACATCATATAACATACCGTATATTACTGTACTAGAAGACGTTCTGCAGAGTCTGCCAACCTCTACCGAACACTTGTCCTTGTAAGACAACTCTAACTAAAGCATATCATATCCCTTGCCCATGAGATATAGACACAGGCATCAGGACTGCGTACCCCTCTCCTAATATTCAGGAACTAGCGGTATCTCAGGGGGTACCCCtaaacacagacatcaggaccATGTATGTACCTCTCCTCCTAACAAATCCTTCTACAAAGACACCAGGGCATGTGCCAGCCACTTCCAAATACACAGTCACCTGGGCATCTGCCAGCGTTCACCTAATACACAGTCACCTGTGCATGTGCCAGACACTTCCAAATACACAGTCACCTGGGCAAGTGCCAGGCTTTTCCTAATACACAGTCACCTGGGCATCTGCCAGCGTTCACCTAATACACAGTCACCTGGGCATGTGCCAGACTTTTCCTAATACACAGTCACCTGAGCATCTGCCAGCGTTCACCTAATACACAGTCACCTGGGCATGTGCCAGACTTTTCCTAAAACACAAACACCAGGGCATCTGCCAGCGTTCATCTAATACACAGGCATCAGGGCATGTGCCAGCCtcttcctaatacacagacacctGGGCATGTGCCAGCCATTTTCTAATGCACAAGCGTCAGGACATGTGCCAGGCTTCCCCTAATACACAGATACCAGGGCATGTTTGAGTTGAGCATtcacctaatacacagacatcagggcaTGTGCCAGTCTTCCCCTTATACACAAACACCAGGGCATGTGCCAGTCTTCCCcttatacacagacatcagggcaTGTGGCAGTCTTCCTcttatacacagacatcagggcaTGTGCCAGTCTTcccctaatacacagacatcagggtaTGTGCCAGTCTTCCCcttatacacagacatcagggcaTGTGCCAGTCTCCCCCTTATACACAGATAGCAGGCTGCCCCGTTCACACGCCTCTTCCTCTCACGCAGATCAGCCGGTTATCTCCGGGACAAGCTGCCCCCGCTCCGGACAAGCACCGGGCGCCACACTAGCCTCCTACCTTCCAGCAGGTGCCCCCGGTAAGTTGCCTCAGCGGGTTGTGAAGTCCAAATGATGGGCACAGCGTGTGTAGGCCAGTGAGGAGCTGCGGGGAGGCGGCCATCAGTGTGCGgtgcccctccccccagtatggGCACTCCTCCACCAGCACTGCCCACTCCCTCCATAGCCCCATACACTGGGTATTGTACTGGGCGCACAATGCCCTCCTTATCATTGGCATACACTGCTCTGTGTATAGTAACTGCCAACATAGCATTACATAATATACAGATAGATAGTATAACATATATACTGGAAAGATAGATAATTGGATGCATTCACACGACCTgttttggacccattcatttcaatggggccgcaaaagatgcggacagcacacagcgcTCCGTTCCGCGCCCCgcaaaaatgtcctattcttgaataggcattctctatatagtgccggccatgtgcgatccgcaaaacacttacggtcgtgtgaatgcacccttatacaCATATTTATCATCCATTATGGTTTttcaatttgtccgtaaaaaatgttgactgtccgtgattttgggatatgttgtccagaaaaaagaacaaTTCTAGTTGGTAACGCTGGGtgtgacccccatcaatcagagagGCCGCTGTGCTCTGGTGGGTACCATGGCCTACTCGCAGTTTACCCATCAGCTAGGGTGGCATAAGCACagagctcagtctcattcaagtgaccGCTGTACAACAGACAGCGCTGTACTTGGTGAGGAGGCTGCTGCGCTgaggtgggggtcctgggtgtcagagccccgccaatctgataccaATTACCTATGCTGAGGAGAagttatcagtataaaaaagttggaaaacccctttaacaccgcAGATCCTCTGGAGGTCCTCCAGGTTTTCGCCACGCACTAGTAAAGGTGACGAGACCAACCAGGCCTCTGGTCTGTACACCTCGTGCACCGCTCGCACAGTATCATTCCCTTATACTGGAACAGAAATCATTGTCAGTGATCAGACTGTATTTGGGAATAGCCGACACAATTTATCTGGGCAGCGTATGACATTCTGGGCACATGTGTGGACAATGTGTCGGCATAGTATGACACTGTGGTTTGGCACTGTATGGCCAAATGCAGACATTGTAGACTCGTGTGAACAGGGCATGACTATGGCAGGGATACAGACACTGTGGGCACTCACTATAGGCTCGGTGTGCTCAGGGTATGACTGTGGCAGGGATGCTCATAATGCGGGCACTCACCATAGGCTCAGTGTGCACAGGGTATAACTGTGGCAGACATGCTAACACTGTGGGCACTTATTATAAGCTCAGTGTGGTCAGGGTATGACTGTGGCAGGGATGCTGACAGTGTAGGCACTCACTATAGGCTCAGTGTGGTCAGGGTATGACTGTGGCAGGGATGCTGACAGTGCGGGCACTCACTATAGGATCAGCATGGTCAGGGTATGGCTGTGGCAGGGATGCTGACAGTGCGGGCACTCACTATAGGCTCAGTGTGGTCAGGGTATGACTGTGGCAGGGATGCTGACACTGTGGGCACTCACTATAGGCTCAGTGTGGTCAGGGTATGGCTGTGGCAGGGATGCTGACAGTGCGGGCACTCACTATAGGCTCAGTGTGGTCAGGGTATGACTGTGGCAGGGA
The sequence above is a segment of the Bufo gargarizans isolate SCDJY-AF-19 chromosome 6, ASM1485885v1, whole genome shotgun sequence genome. Coding sequences within it:
- the LOC122941235 gene encoding 2',3'-cyclic-nucleotide 3'-phosphodiesterase-like, encoding MAASPQLLTGLHTLCPSFGLHNPLRQLTGGTCWKVGSILNRFKLGTSKVLHHRMSSQASKDHPEGQKPPLLVDDHTVATVRESKILVLLRGLPGSGKSTLAKDIEQKYKDTSRLISADLYEIKPVVRSSSGGDYAKLDADLTTCFEKREASLVILDDTHHDRERLDKLFDMANTYHFAVVVLEPKTPWRLDCAQLKDRNHWKLSLEELKNLRPTLEKDLLPLYFGWFLAKRDEDYLRKTSHEFLEQLGNLKAFKKRLQPFGYEDKHKLDLMKHFAKSPNILHCTSKFCDYGKIVGSEEYAQQEAVKKAYSKGYTLHLSALFVTPRTVGAQVELTADQLLLWPSDAEKEVMPKDTLPRGSRAHITLGTAADVQDVQTGIDLLEFVKLQQSGKEGENLGEMSGSVAGKVSYYDNGMWMLNLSQKIEVRSIFSGYYGKPGVSVPLRGSKKGILNQCQIM